A genomic window from Elaeis guineensis isolate ETL-2024a chromosome 3, EG11, whole genome shotgun sequence includes:
- the LOC105042210 gene encoding uncharacterized protein translates to MTPGVGRGIPNDQSLERQIERQMGCMAGFLQLFDRQHVLAGKRIYAARRLPSSPVAGSTSPSDRSEVSSVSFLNDIQRFPSPEAYPSSPECRAPAEEAPARPSLPLPLPVLDFKDGLRSSWRMREAPRLSLDSRAVVDAKGKLRPREIRTVAFGKQSDVSEAADDGERQRRSPSVVARLMGLEALPDAGSGGGGGGEPKRSELRRSASESRVPRDYRFVDEGSFKKPPPDSAISGKEFFWPDFGDFRLRNAKLEPPPRTLLPPIQRKSFFDAQDFFPEPPKRTGSLYGEIERRLRMRGIDEPAKDLETLKQILEAIHLKGLLHSRASDIQINGRRNFIDDQHHDSPIVVMKPSAKPPRRPISESPPNPSRSMSARRTACSDGGLPPARARRDRAEVDRNPKGINDRRTRTPRSPEPSSPARRRPPLNAEPPRSPQPQRRISAVQSPKAGPKRLAAPDPLAVRSPRNGRVTPDVSPKDRIYLPAEDDTSTIVSESSISSSSQLHFERSRAEEYRVGRSLLERCDKLLHSIAAITGAEQVTAVEQQPSPVSVLDSSFLCDESSPSPVTKRAIDFKDRLVEWEEDNWSPATPAVRKNGADGLDAGDHDYVYVSEIVRVSDLVRDPSDVYAFLEKRHQAPSKASRLHRRLVFDTVAEILDVKRHVVPWEAFTRSRSIPSAGDVDSVGGATPLVREVWVEVRRIREPVYPADNLNDVTCGAICKDLAGERGWGPCPAAEMSDAVLYIERQIFKDLVAETIRYLADLSSKPTRPRRKLVF, encoded by the exons ATGACACCAGGCGTTGGCCGGGGTATCCCCAATGACCAGAGCCTCGAGAGGCAGATAGAGAGGCAGATGGGGTGCATGGCCGGATTCCTCCAGCTATTCGATCGCCAGCATGTTCTCGCCGGGAAGCGGATCTATGCCGCTCGGCGCCTCCCCTCCTCTCCG GTCGCCGGATCGACGTCGCCGTCGGATAGATCCGAGGTTTCCTCGGTTTCGTTCCTGAATGACATCCAGCGTTTCCCGTCGCCGGAGGCGTACCCATCCTCGCCGGAGTGCCGGGCTCCGGCGGAGGAGGCCCCGGCGAGGCCGTCGCTCCCGCTTCCTCTCCCTGTATTGGATTTCAAGGATGGGCTGAGGTCCTCCTGGAGGATGCGAGAAGCACCGAGGCTTTCCCTTGACAGCCGCGCCGTCGTGGACGCTAAGGGTAAGCTCCGCCCGCGGGAGATCCGGACGGTGGCCTTCGGGAAACAATCCGACGTCTCGGAGGCGGCGGATGACGGCGAGAGGCAGCGACGGTCCCCGAGCGTCGTCGCCCGACTGATGGGGCTCGAGGCCCTGCCGGACGCTGGAAGCGGTGGTGGGGGAGGTGGGGAGCCGAAGAGGTCCGAGCTCCGGCGATCCGCGTCGGAGTCTCGGGTTCCTAGAGACTACCGCTTCGTCGACGAGGGCTCCTTCAAGAAGCCGCCGCCGGACTCTGCGATCTCCGGCAAGGAGTTCTTCTGGCCGGATTTCGGGGACTTCCGGCTCCGAAACGCAAAGCTCGAGCCGCCGCCGAGAACTCTCCTTCCACCCATCCAGCGGAAGAGCTTCTTCGACGCCCAGGACTTCTTCCCGGAGCCGCCGAAGCGGACGGGATCGCTCTACGGCGAGATCGAGCGGCGCCTCCGGATGCGAGGCATCGACGAGCCGGCCAAGGATCTGGAGACTCTGAAGCAGATCCTGGAGGCGATCCATCTCAAGGGCCTCCTCCACTCCAGGGCCTCCGATATTCAAATCAACGGCCGCCGCAACTTCATCGACGACCAACACCACGACTCCCCGATTGTCGTCATGAAGCCGTCGGCGAAGCCTCCCCGGCGACCCATCAGCGAGTCCCCTCCTAATCCCTCCAGATCCATGTCCGCCCGCCGGACTGCATGCTCGGATGGCGGCCTTCCGCCGGCGAGAGCGAGGAGGGACCGTGCGGAGGTCGATCGGAACCCGAAAGGTATCAATGATAGGAGAACCAGGACCCCGAGGTCCCCGGAGCCGAGCTCTCCGGCTAGGCGGAGGCCGCCCTTAAATGCGGAGCCCCCGAGGAGCCCCCAGCCCCAGCGGAGGATCTCCGCCGTCCAATCCCCCAAGGCCGGTCCGAAAAGGCTTGCTGCACCGGACCCGCTGGCCGTCCGATCTCCAAGGAATGGGAGAGTGACCCCTGATGTCTCTCCCAAGGATAGGATCTACTTGCCGGCGGAGGACGATACCTCGACCATCGTCTCCGAGAGCAGCATCAGTTCTTCTTCTCAATTACATTTCGAG AGATCGAGGGCAGAGGAGTACAGGGTGGGGAGGAGTTTGTTGGAGAGGTGCGACAAGCTGTTGCACAGTATCGCGGCGATCACGGGGGCGGAGCAGGTTACCGCGGTGGAGCAGCAGCCGAGCCCGGTGTCGGTGCTGGACTCGTCCTTCCTCTGCGACGAGAGCTCGCCGTCACCCGTCACCAAGCGCGCCATCGACTTCAAAG ATCGACTGGTGGAATGGGAGGAGGACAACTGGAGCCCAGCAACGCCAGCTGTCAGAAAGAACGGTGCAGATGGGCTCGACGCGGGGGACCACGACTACGTGTACGTCTCGGAGATAGTCCGCGTGTCCGATCTTGTTCGCGACCCTTCCGACGTGTACGCTTTCCTCGAGAAGCGCCACCAGGCTCCGTCCAAGGCCTCGCGTCTCCACCGCCGGCTCGTCTTCGACACCGTCGCCGAGATCCTCGACGTCAAGCGCCACGTGGTCCCCTGGGAGGCCTTCACACGTTCGAGGTCTATCCCCTCCGCCGGCGACGTCGACAGCGTTGGCGGCGCCACCCCGCTGGTGCGGGAGGTGTGGGTGGAGGTGCGGCGGATCCGGGAGCCAGTCTACCCGGCGGACAACCTCAACGACGTCACGTGTGGCGCCATCTGCAAGGATCTCGCCGGCGAGCGCGGCTGGGGCCCCTGCCCCGCCGCCGAGATGTCCGACGCCGTCCTCTACATTGAACGGCAGATCTTCAAGGATCTCGTCGCCGAGACCATCCGCTACCTCGCCGACCTCTCCTCCAAGCCCACTCGCCCCCGTCGGAAGCTCGTCTTCTAG